The window CCGTGTCGAGCGGATTAAGCCCGCGCGCGGACTGCTCCCACTGCGGCAGCGTCATGCCGCTGGTAATGGCCTGCAGCACCGGCACGTTCAGCGTTTCCAGTACGCCGACCGACCATCCGGCAGGCGTGGGTCCACCCGGCGTGATCTCGCCCATCGCGAACGAGGTGGTGTTGATCAGCACATCGATATGCACGCCGCGCGCGTCGCTGAAGTAGCGCAGCGCGTCGGGCAGTGCCCCGGCGCCGGCGCCGCTGCGCAGCGAGGCGGTAAACACCGGCAGCACGTTCATGCCGCGCTTTTCCAGTGCGTCCAGCAGCGCATCGATGAAGCGCGTGTTCCCGCTCATCCAATGCGCGCGGTAAAACACGATGCCGGCACTCGGCGCGTCAGGTTTGCGCAGCGCCAGCCAGTCGTCGATGCCGGCGCCCTGCGCCAGGTCAGGATGATAAATGCCGTGTTCGGGCAGCGGCAGCGCGCTCTCGTAGCCAAAACCGGTAAGCAGCAGATGGTCGGACAAATAGCGCAGCAATTGCGCCAGATTGCCGCTGCCGCCGCAATGAAAGTAGTTCAGTGTCTGTTGCAGCACATCGGGAGCGACGGTCGAAACCGCGGCCAGCTCGGGATCGGGCTCGCCCGTGCCGCTGATCGCAATCAGGTGCTGGCCGTGGCGGCGTGCGTGGCTTACCAGATCGGCAAAACCGGGCACGCTGCCGAGACGGCCCAGCACGCGCAGGATGATGATGCGCGCGCCCTGCACCTCGCGCGAGAGCAGCGTCGTGGCGCCGCCGTCGGCGTCGAGTCCCTGCAAGCTTACGCCCGCCACCGCGCGGAACTCCGGCGGCAGCTGGCTCACTGCGTGGTGCAGGACCGTCAGGTCGTTCGATGCATGGGTAAGCAGCGCGATGTGCGCCGGGCCTTGAGGAAAATCAGGTGATGTCATGGTCCGCCACAATTGTGTCGCCTTCGCCGATGCGATGGAAAATCAGGTCGCTCACTTCGGCGCCGCCGATCAGGTGCTCGGCGACGATGCGCCCTGCTGCCGCTTCGTCGACGCGCCGGTACCACACGCCTTCCGGGTACACCACCACGATCGGCCCTTCATTGCGGCACGCGACCATGCAGTGCGTGCGGGTGCGCTTGACGCAGAGGTCCGGATGGGCGTCGATCTCGCGCCCCATGTGTTCGAACACGGCCTGCGCCTGCACGCCGTTTTCGGTGCAGCGCGGGCCGACGCACATGAACACGTGCCGGTCATGGGTGCGCATCGGTCAGCCGAATTTCTTGTAGAAGTAGCCCGCCAGCGCGCCCATGGCCACCCAGAAGACGGCATTGGCCAGCAAGGTCGCGTACAGGAAGCTCAGCGCCAGCTCGGGCGGTGCGCTGCTCGAATGAATTTTCGGCTGGGGCGAACCGACCAGATGCGGCACGAACAGCAGCAAGGCGCCGGCGATCCTGAGCGGCCAGTTTTTGGCGAAGACCAGCAGCGCCAGCCCGCCTGCGCTGGCCATGACGGTGGCGGTCCACCACAACTGGCGCGCCAGCAGCGGCGCCGCGACGGTGCCCGGCAGCTCGGGCGGCAGGCCGACCGAGGGCGCCACGAAAAAGACCGTGTAGCCGGCCGCGCCCCACAGCAGGCCCACGCGCCAGCCGCTTGCGCCGCCATGCAGGCTGATTGCCGCTGCCAGCAGCAGCGCGAAGCCGACGCCGGCGCTGATGTTGGCCACCGCCGTGTAGAAGGTGCGTTCAAAGCCGTCGTCCGGCTGCCAGCCGCCGTGTTCATGGGCGCCCTCTTCCGCGTGCTCGTGCGGCTTTGCATCGTGACTATGCTCGTGCGGCGTGGCGTCGGCGTGGCTGTGCGGCGCGGCCTGCTCCAGTGCCTTCGGCGCGGCGCTCTCGAACACCTCCGCCTGCAAGATGATGGGCGCCACTTGCAGCTGCTGCACGCCGGTCAGCAGCAGGCCGGCCAGGATGCCGGCCGCCGCCGCGCTGGCAATGATGCGGTTGAAGGTGCCCAGGCTTGCCGCGGGCGCGGTGCGGATCAGTGGCATGGGAAGCCGGCCGAGTGGCGGCTGTCATGCGCCGCGTTGTGCAGCGCTTCCATCGAGGCGAAACCGGCACCGTACAGCAGCACGATGCCAAGGCTGGCGGCGCACATGGCCTGCACAATGCGCTCTTTGACGGAGACAAACGGGACTTGTTCATCGGCGGTGGTGATGAAGCTACGGATCGGCGACATGGCATTCCTTCCTAAAGCATTTCGCATAAAGCCAGGCAAATGCAGACGCGCGCGTCTTGCCTTGTCCGGCAACCGGGGCTTGTACGGGGAGAAGGAACGTGAGATGGGGGTGCGGAACGCAGCGATCCACCTGGATCGCCCTCCGCGATACAAACGACTTACCGCTTCGGCTGGTTTCCGGGCTGGCGAGTGGCGGGGCAATAAACCCTTCCCGGATATGCGCCTTCCCATGCTGACTAGGCACAGTGGCGTGATGCACATCCTTGACTCGCTTACCGTTGCGGGGGCAGCGCCGGCTTTGCCCCCCGTTGAGAGGGCGCACCGGCTTCCCATTTAATCCGGCAAACGATCGTTTGCCAGAACCAGAAGCTTGACTACCGGCGAAGTATAGGTCTGGACTATATAAATTGCAAGGTTGCGCGGGCCGGCGTGTGCGCGGCGGGCGAATTTACCAGTCGCGCCATTGTTCGGTGATGTCTTCGTCGGCTTCCAGGCCGGCATCCTTGGCGATCAGGTAGATAATGTCGCACAGTCTTTCGCGCTCTTCGGTCTCGATCACGCCGCCGGCACGGTCATCGAACTCATTGAGAGCCACGACGACGCGTTCAACTTCTTTCATGATCGCTGCGCGGTCGGCAGGCTTGGGAAGGTTGTCGATGGCGGCGGCGTAAGCGTCGAGGATTCGCGCGCACTCGTCGATCTCGGCCTTGCCGTACGGGGGCTCGCTGTCCGGATCTTCGGCGCAGCGCTCCATGTAGGCAGCCATCTCGTCGAGCAGGCCGGCGCGGATCGAGGCGATGCTGGGATTGGGTGGCATGGGTGACACTCCTTCAAATTTCAGGGGTGCCAATGTAGCATGAAGCCGCGCTACCTTACTCGCTGAATTCGATATCCATTTGCTCGCCGTTGTAGCAGAAGGTCATCTGCTCGCCCTCTTCATCGCGGATCTCCAGCACGCCGCCGGCTTCGACGAAGGGCCCGAGCGTGTCGAACAGGCGAATGAGCCAATTGGTGATGATGTCGATGTCGCCGCCGTCGATCAGCAGCGCGCCTTCCTGGCGCTGACTGGTGAAGCCGATCGACTCAAGGAATGCCGGGAAATCGCGTTCCGCGCGCGCGCGCTCGGCGAAAAAGGAGTCGCAACCTTCAAACGATGTGCGAATCGCGCTAAACGCCGCCGGTTGCCTGGCGTTCCTGATAACGATGCTGGCCTCGTAGATCCATGCTGCAGTACTCACTTGCACTCCCATTTCGTCAGAACGGCTGTCGCGGTCGTGCGCAGCCAGGATCGTAT of the Massilia violaceinigra genome contains:
- a CDS encoding (2Fe-2S) ferredoxin domain-containing protein → MRTHDRHVFMCVGPRCTENGVQAQAVFEHMGREIDAHPDLCVKRTRTHCMVACRNEGPIVVVYPEGVWYRRVDEAAAGRIVAEHLIGGAEVSDLIFHRIGEGDTIVADHDIT
- a CDS encoding CbtA family protein: MPLIRTAPAASLGTFNRIIASAAAAGILAGLLLTGVQQLQVAPIILQAEVFESAAPKALEQAAPHSHADATPHEHSHDAKPHEHAEEGAHEHGGWQPDDGFERTFYTAVANISAGVGFALLLAAAISLHGGASGWRVGLLWGAAGYTVFFVAPSVGLPPELPGTVAAPLLARQLWWTATVMASAGGLALLVFAKNWPLRIAGALLLFVPHLVGSPQPKIHSSSAPPELALSFLYATLLANAVFWVAMGALAGYFYKKFG
- a CDS encoding CbtB domain-containing protein → MSPIRSFITTADEQVPFVSVKERIVQAMCAASLGIVLLYGAGFASMEALHNAAHDSRHSAGFPCH